Sequence from the Ostrea edulis chromosome 8, xbOstEdul1.1, whole genome shotgun sequence genome:
AATAAATGATGGGATGATATTTTAGTGATGACAGAAACTTAATTATGTTAATGCCATGGACATGAACATAGtgaccaaaaaaaatatttcccccCTTATAAACATGctgaataataaaaatgaccAATACTCATCCAGCAATGATGTAAAATACACTTTCTCAATGTTGAATATCCGTCACTCAAGCAATGTGTAACATAAGATTTCAACCGCAAACATTACGTTATACTAAACATTTAAATCCCTCCCCCTTCAAGAAAAGTCTAAAAAATCTACAATGTCATATCGTTATGTCTACGGCGATCTTTTATCCAGAATAGATGTAGATGCTATTTGCCACCAAGTAAACTGTTTAACGATAAAACCCCACGGGCTTTCATTAAAATTAGCAGAAAAATATCCATTGGCTGACATATATAGACATAGGAAAGGTATTGAAAATAGAAACCTCGCGTCTATAGATACCAGAGGAATTCCGGGaacaatcaaaatatttaatcGCCAGACTTTTcctagtgttatatgtgtgCAAACACAATGGGACTACTGTCGATGTGATAAATCTTACGAGAGGAATATCTCTCCACACATCGACACACagaaaaatagaagaaaaaaagtgGTTTCAAAAGTGcttaaatgaaataggaaaaacACCCTTTAAGAAAATCACCTTTCCTTTTAAAATTGGTTGTGGACTAGCAGGATCGTTAACAATAAAATGCTGAAGGAATTTTCTAAACAATACGGGAAAGAGGTTCTTGGTTTTTATCATCGTACACTGAACCTAGGAATTAGGTGATAAAAAAATGTAGTTATCATCCATGCACAGAGACTCGCAGGATTTTGTAACATTGGATATGACTGATTGGAcccaaaaaaaattcatgacgTCGCATTTAAGCTACAAATACCGAAACATATCGATATGGATCATCATTTTTGCTGTTGTTTTCAATCTCGCTTTCTTCACTACATCACCTACTAAAATTATCAACGCTATGGATCTAAGCCAGAGAGTTACCATGTCTGAGGGAGTGCACCAAGATGAAAGGAGGATCCGTCTTAAGAATAACACAGATCCCCAGAAGAACATTTCGCTGTCGAGCAACGAATGGTGCTTGCTAATGCTAGTGGTGGAGGAGATAAATCGTCATGTCTCtttctttaaatttgtttttactttttctcGTTGGTGACGATACTGTGTGTCAGTGGAGCATATTCGGCGTGCTCGTAGGCCAAGACCGAACGGAAGAAAGAAAATACAGTTCAtgaaaaacataatttattttttaagaaaagaaatctGTGCAGTTAAGGAAGACGTTCTCAGGGGATTAAGTAGAAATTTTTCAAGTAACATTACAAAATCAGAGGAGAACGCCATGAGAGAGCTACTAGCTGATCCAAACATCATCATTAGACCAGCAGACAAAGGGTCAGGAATAGTTGTAATGGATACAGACAAATATGTTGATCAAgtagaaaatgaaatgttgaacAGCAAATCTTACAGTGAAGTCAAGGAAGACAGAAGCAAACAAATTACCAATAAAATCAAAAAGCTAATCAATAATATACATAAGAGAGTCCTTTTGAATAGGTAAGTGCTAAGGGAACTCGATCACATTGCttctttttattatatttcagCAGATCTGAACGATTTAGTTTATCtacttttaaaagttgtttttccACTTCTTTGTTTGAGTAAccgcttttttaaaaatttgtttttactttttctcGTTGGTGACGATAATGTCTGTCAGTGGAGCATATTCGGCGTGCTCGTTGGCCAAGACCGAACAGAATTGCGCTTTTGGTGGATTCAGGATGGCTGGAGGCTTTGTTGAGATACATATGCTTGTCGGTAGGTTTGCAGTAAACGTACGTTGAAAGGAATCCTTTATcaaaagaaattaaaacatcaaGAAACtcgattttgattttgaaaaaccCAAGTCGAGTTGAATATTCGGATGTATACTATTGGCAGCTGCATGAAAATTGTGTAGTTCGTCTTCTGTCCCTGTCCAGATCCCAAAAATGTCATCAATGTATCTAAAGTAAAGAAAGGGTTGTATTGCACACTTTTCAAAAAGAATTCGTTCCCATTCCCCCATATAAACACAGGCGTAGTTCCGTCCAAGTTTTGACCCAATAGCGGTGCCTTCGGTTTGAATGTGGTACTTGTTAAAGctaaaattattattgtcaagGACAGCATCCATCATATTTAATATCGTATTGGTGTCGACTTCCTTTTTCTGTCGTTCATTTAAAACGTTTTTGATGACTTCCCTTGCCTCTTTCCTTGGTATACTTGGATAAAGTGCTTTAACATCCATACAGAACAAAATGGTTGATTTATGTTAGATAGTTTCTTTAAGAAATCAGTTGTATCCTGTATATAACTTTTCAATGATCAATTAGCGTCCTCAAGCTAACTTCTCCGTGGGATGTTGACGACCATTGACTATCTTCCTCAGTGGATGGTTCTCTTTATGTATTTTTGGAATAGCCTGTAATTTTCCTGAAGATATTTCTGTAGGTAGAAGGTAATGTCGTAAATCAGACGAAATGGATCCTCACCAATCCTGGAAAATTCTGATCGTCTAAAATACGCGTTTAAATCCAAACCTATTGTTGCCTTTAGAAGTGACAAAAATCTGAAAGACATTCTagttcataaaaaaatataatttattttttaagaaagGAAATCTGTGCGAGCCATGTGGTGCTAAGAAATGTATCCTTTGTAAATATGTTGTCAAAACAAGCCAGTTTGAGGATGATAATGGGGACATTCATCacatcaaaaattatattaattgtaaatcttgcaatgtagtatatatatttttttgtaaaaaatgtaaCAAGATTGTGTATGTGGGAGTAACTGGTGGGACTTTATATCAGAGACATGTCTTGAATTTATCACTCGTCAAAAGGGAAACGAATTACCCTGTGACTGTTCATTTTTATTCCGATTTTCACACCTTAGATGATTACAGCATAATAGGCATTGAAAAACTGTACAAGAATGATATTTACCGgaaatatagagaaaatctatgGAAGAAAAAACttaatacataattatgtaccAGTTGGTATAAACAAAAGGGAACATTACTGTCTATAAACTCCTAATGAACATTTTTGcgtgtatgtatatttatatgcaagAATTTACTTTACACCAATTAGAGTCCACTGTCATGCATGATTTAAATAGGTTATTACAGTAGCTCTCGCTATTTTTCGGATGTTTTTGGCGCAATTTTGATACATGACATTGCCTTTCAGGGGTATTTACATTGTCACGTCATAATACGTTGTTCATCGTTAGTTGCTATGCATTTTAATAAACACAACTGATGAAGGCCGATAACACGGCTGAAATATTTCGAAgagtgttttaatgttttttttatccTTCTTAAAAATGAGAGACTTTGgagatatatatttaactaaccGTGACCGTAAGACAATCCTATCCGTCTATACGGGTGTTAAATACCGTACAGTTGGTGTTCCTGTTACTTAGGATTAGAATCTGTTTGAGCCTTGGTACGCACTCGGGATGAATGTCCACCTCCGTCAAATATACTCTTTTCAGGACCAGAGTTTCTATAGCTGACAGTATGCTACAATCCAGTCGTGTCTTTGATAGCGTGTTCTGAAGTTTTTCAAAAGCGGAACAAATTTCGTAGGGAAAAAAGATTTGTGCATTTCAATTTCGTACGCCTTGATGAATTTATCGTAGGAGAATCCCGGGGCCACGAAATTACTTAcgtctgaaaatttaaatttctctgtgGTTATAGACATGTACTGATTACATTTTTTACGATAAAATTTCTCTTGGAATTAATGAAATTTAAACATTCAGCGAGTTTggatttaattagattgaggtCGTACTTTGAAATGTTATAACCTAAAACGGGGATTTCGTTTAGATAAGCTTCGAGCTTTTCTTGGATgcatttgatatgatttaaaaGAGGGGTGTTTATGGTACTTTGTCTATCACTCTCGGCATCCGTCTCGTCGTCATCGTCGGTTTCGTTTAAGATTTATTGCGATAATTCTTGAATTCTCTTGGATTctaataaaagtttttaaaatatatttgaaaatctaGCTTTCATGTATTTTTGAGCCGTGTTTTGAATTTCAGTCGCTCTTTTGACAAACTTTAGAAGGTTTCTTACATCAGAATCGATTTCAAAAACAGGTTCAAGATGATGTGGGACATTTGAACACATTAAAAACGAAAATGGCTGATGTCCGTGAGTCCAagttaatttttctgtattggATGGTAGTTGGTTTTTAAGTAATAACGATTCAAAATCATATGTAATGAAATATGGATAAAAGCGTAGATCGTCATCTACCTTTATGTCGAGAAATTCCAAGTTCTTCGAATACGAGTTAGACACCAAAAGCATGGACGGCGCATTAATAGAAGATACTTTAAACGCGTTTCGTTGTCTTGCTTATCACAAATCTGAAAACAAGCGCAGTCTAGAGAGACTTACAATAAGATTATACAGAGAATACTTTGGAGAGCGACTTTCTAAACGGACGAACTTTAAGGGACTCTGTCTTCAAGACATCCTCCAATTTGAAAATGTGTTATaaattaatgttaaaattttTCAATTGTTCGAAGATGACATATGtgtcaatgtaaaacttatacggtaccaattttgatgcaccagatgcgcatttcgacaaataatgtctcttcagtgatgctcaaccgaaatctttgaaatccgaaataactatgaagttttagagctaaatatagccaaaaacagcgtgcccaaaaagtggagccaaattcgtccaaggataagagctatgcacgagggagataatccttaattttgaaatgaatttctgaattttgtaatagcaattgaatatacatccgtattttcaagctagtaacgaagtacttagctactgggctgtagagaccctcgaggactaacagtccaccagtagaggcctcgacccaggggtcataatgtaaaacttatacggtaccaattttgatgcaccagatgcgcatttcgacaaataatgtctcttcagtgatgctcaaccgaaatctttgaaatccgaaataactatgaagttttagagctaattatagccaaaaacagcgtgcccaaaaagtggagccaaattcccccaaggataagagctatgcatgagggagataatccttaattttgaaacgaatttctgaattttgtaacagcaattaaatatacatccgtattttcaagctagtaacgaagtacttagctactgggctgtagagaccctcggggactaacagtccaccagcataAGTGAAAGAAGAAttctataataaataaattgaaaaataatatcttggttttttttttaaatcatagtCGTACTTACGTACTGTTGTTCCCAAGTTCCCCATTCTTTTCCATTGCTAAACGGGGTAGAAAAAATTCAGAACACAAGAACACCATCGGTTTCCCTACATAGATGTTTgtattacatattttaaaaggacGCATACAACTTacgatttttttattttttatttttttttaccgccCTTGCGAGACGACGTTCaatctttaaaagaaaattcagAAACCGTTTTAATCAAATCATGGTATAATTTTgtcataattatttttttttctcttaaaaACTTCGTCTTGCGTCTATTTTCCTTTCGAGGTAAAGTCTCTCGAATTTTTCTATTTCCTTTAATATTTCAGGAGGATAATCCACCTCTCTGTTATCCCACTTTTTCTCAGCTACCATGATAACAAATTCTGCTACAGACCCCCAATCACGCTTGACGACATGTTTATAAACCTCGTGTCAGGTGTTCTTTATATATGCAATCACCAAGTCTTGATTGACGGTCACgacaagttttatttttacaattttgcatTAAATAGGTTTTCCATCATTATTTTCATACATCGTGACACTAACAAACATAAACAAAAAGTTCCATCATCGTCATTAATTGACAAGAGAAACCATTTAAGACGAagaacaagagcaacgccaacgtggcataatacgcacgtagattttgctcaaggaaaacatattttagtgggattcatattttagtgaagtaagcactgtcctctgtgagttaattcattattatgcttgtagaaatggatatcaagatataaagagggatagcgttagaatgcgctacttcataaatatgctaacggttcggtttgtatcctgcccacaaggttttcataataagtgatactacgaccttgaccttgaaaaacaatcggcaccttcctctcatcatgatgatcaaatataccaagttataatatcctggagcttacggttcggtttgtatcctgcccacaaggttttccaaATAAGTgatactttgaccttgaaaaacaataggcatcttcctctcatcatggtgatcaaatataccaagttataatatcctggagcttacggttcggtttgtatcctgcccacaaggttttcctaaaaagtgatacacgactttgaccttgaaaaacaataggcatcttcctctcatggtgatcaaatataccaagttataatatcctacagcttacggttcggtttgtatcctgcacacaaggttttcctaataagtgatactacgaccttgaccttttgaccttgaaagacaataggcatcttcctctcatcatggtgatcaaatgtaccaagttctaaagtcctagggcttatggttcagtctatATCCTGCCCACAATGtgcggacagacggacggacgacgccataccataatacgtcccgtcttcgacggacGTATAAAAACTACGTGAAGAatattgataagattttctaaaatcaaaacaaaatgctGATGTATTGTTCTCATGAACTAATTAAAAacgaacaacaacaaaaattcctTTCTTTGGTAAACAGAGCGTTGATAGGTCACTTGTGGACAGCTCTCGCGTGGTCGCATTCGTCATGACTCGAAAAGTCACTCCAATCTCactattttctttaaatagaCCTTCCTCCGAAAAGCTACATCCGGTTTGGTTTTCGCttttatgatatgttttatCACGTGATACCCGACATATGTTTACTCGATACAAAATGGACGTTAGTACAATCCGTGCATCAACAGTGtgtaatttacaaaatttcttgAAAGAACGGGGGATTAGCGCTCAGAAATTGAACAAAGGACACCTTGTAAGGCTTTGTGAAGCGGTACTTCATCTTGACTTACCAAAAAATCccgaatatataaatatttcatcaactAATGACGTTATTCGCAAGCTCGATGCACTGGGGTGCAAGGATCCTCTCACCATGGATGGGTTTTCAAATACTCTGTCTGATATTCCAAATATTACTCTTTATGACGTTTTTAATTATCTAATAACATCGAGATCTGACTACGACAGAAAAAACTCAAAGCTTACAAATCATGCGAGGATTATAGACTATATTTCGATGGTCATGTGGATGATTTGGAGTACCACAGTCTCTCTAAAGAAGAACCCTTATGTCTCTTCAGAGCAAAAGTCAAACCAACTCAACGAGATAAAACTTACTTGAATGAAAGTTACTATAAATTATGGATCTGCATTGGAAAACAGCATGGCAATGTTAGATCAGCATACTGCACATGTATTGGAGGGTAAGTAGAGATTGGAAATGAATCACAGTGGGGTGTACAACATGTAATCTGTGATTATTTAATTAATGAATGGTAAATTGTTATCATATGAGGGGTGTTTACTATTTACCATTATGACTATTGGTAGtgacatatgtacatatacatactcTCAATGTGTTTTGTAGTGCTGATGGTGCATGCAGGCACATAGCAGCTGTACTGTATGAAATAGAGGCGTATGATGAGAAGTCATCCACTGACGGGGAGAATAAATGGATCAAAAGACCAAGACATCATGATTGTCCAGTTCcaattaaaagattaaaaattatgaaagcatcATATCATAAAAAAGCTAACTCTAAAATATACTGTACTTTCAATATTCGTTCAATGTGTGTGATTCaacacatttatcaaaattaaagtgTGGATATTGCATATATCTCCATAATTCTTACCAATATCATCAAAAGAATCAGTTGCAATATCCTCTACGTCATCTATCACAATAAATGCTGCCGGGGTAGGAACGGTTTCGATATCAATATTACGGGAAAGCTTTGTGGTGGTTGCGGTTTCGTGATTGTTAGCCTTTTTAGTTGGGGGTTTTCTCAATGGTTTTCCCTGGGATGACGATCCTGCAATAACCGGGTACGGATATTTCTCTGTAGGCTGACCTTCCACAAAGTGCTTGCTGCATACGTAGGCATGTTTGTTTACGTTTTTCACAGTGAAATGTTTCCTATTGCATGCTTTCACCCACACTAAAGTTTCGCGTAATCTTGTTTTGGGCTTAGGAATTGGCCAGAAAGTAACATCTCTCATATATTCCTTGTCTTTGTAGCGCGAATCACTGTTACAAGTGCCCCATGCACATCGTTTTACCATATTTCTTCGATTTGTACTTTGTATTTACACCGCCTCAAATGTCGGGTATCACGTGATTAGTCGCTTACGTACTTACAAAAAGCCGCTTAAGATATGTATAATTGGAGGAACGACTATTGCACGATTATTGTAGATACATAAAGTACATTGGTATGTAGTATGATCTTATTGTTTGAAACATCAAGATTGACACAGTCTTAAAAACAGATCTATACAGGCCTCTAAATGTTAGCCAGGCAAAACGCTATACGAGCCCTATAGTATAAACAAAACAGGGTCTATAAATAGGGTATCTAGCTGAAACAGGGTTTATAAACATGGAGTGAAATACTACTGATGACGTCATATTTCTGCGTGAAAATTTCTCAAAGggacgtaaaaaaaaataaacaaacatacTAAGAAAACAGAATCAATTATTTGGTAAGTAAAATTTTAGTTTAAATGTCTGTATATCGATTAACGTCCTTCTCGGGAATCTTTCACTCATttagacgtcaccattgccggtgaaaggctacAACTTTTGGCCTaacccgaaggaccgccccattcaatcgcctcttacgacgagGAAGGTGTTTTGATTACCTATTTTAACCTGGACCCCACGGGACAAAAATCTATGTTATTGAGATCTGTAATTTATTTAAAGTGGGTTGatatgttattattattatatacgTGTAATTCATTATCGATTTCATCTTCATATGTTGGTACCGTATACCACATTTCAGTAATGCCTTTCATTTATTTGAAGGATTTCTGTACTAGTCGTGGATCATACCTAATAGAGATGAATTCCCATCATGAAAACAGATGGGTGACAGAATCCTTCCTTCTACCTGTTACCGGTGGTAAGATTTCCCTTTACAGGGAAAGTTGTATATTCTTGTGCATCACAagtgagaatttttcacccatctGTAGACGTCTCCATtgcctgcaaaatttaagcttacggcctttgagcagcgAGGGATGTTTATCACGATACAGGGGTCTCGGCGTTTGCTATCTCGTCCGAAGGACTTGCCCATTTAAACGCCTGTTACGACAAGGATGGAGTAttgaggaccccccccccccccccccgggtcaTTCAGAGATTTAGTCTCCATCTCTTCTTTGTATCAAGTTCGTGATACATTAATGttggtcccgtggggatccaggttagaataggtcctcagtactccttgcgtGTCGTAGAAGGctaataaatggggcggtccttcggatgagaccacaaaaaccgagacccctgtcacggcaggtgtggcacgataaagatccatccctgctcaaaggccataagcgccatgCATAGaccgaaattttgcagcacttcaccggcagaagtgacgtctccatatcagtgaaatattctcgagagggtcgttcaacaatatccaatcaatcgaTCGCTAATGTTGCGCTAGTAAGAACCTATTTCGTGTAAATATCGGAATGTACATACTTGCCCTCTCCAGTGCattgattgtaagtcaaatcaTGAATGTATTGTTTTCTTGAAGTCATCACTACGTAAAGGAGGAACAGTATTGTGGTTTAGAATTAATTTTCGAGATAATAGTATTTCACATACAAGTctatttctatcaatattttaattgaGACACGTCTATTTCTATCAATGTTTTAGTTGAGGTACAATGTCCAAATCCTTGGAGCTGTTCTTATTGGATAGGCGCATCATTTCGCGCATCTTCCGGTAAGTTTGAATGGAATTACAGCGGTGGCGATATGACATTTCCTGAATGGAGTTCTGGACAGCCCAATAACAGTACAGGAAGTCAGGATTGTGTATCCCTCGGGCGGGATGGACAAGCTAACGACCAACACTGTGGGATACCGTTCCAGTTTGTTTGCGAGAAGGGTGGAACAAATGGGCCGATTTGAGGAAACTTCAATATCTCAAAGTGTTTGAAAAGAAGTattcattaaattaattcgtTAAATTATAATGTAAcacattatatgtatataaatacaaaTGTGTATTTGAATTTTCACGATACAATTTGGGTTgcttggttgtatattgtttaacatccctctcgagaattttttactcctacggagacgtcaccatttccgTTGAATGACTttaaaatttaagcctatgcttggtgcttacggtctttgagcaagAAGGGGTCTTGatcgtgacacgggacttcgacTTTTGCAATCTTCTCCGAAGGGCggagtcgcctcttacgacttAAGGGTTCCTGAGGACTTATTCGAACCACGATCCCCAGGGCATGTCGATAGGGAGAAACACAAtagcaaccaccacccattttttaaaaattacccgAAATAATAAAACttaggtgtaattaccaattttgagtatgtgAATCCGAatctgaattccttttactccacttttttttttttttttttttttttttacagaaaatgaggtatagtgtcatTAACACCCCTAacgtcaggttgtcaaaaacggaaaatgttccatttcacattaaaaagttactcaaagttatttcttgaaataagggTATACAGCATAGAAAGGAAAacaattgatactaaattgttccatgaacattcttagttgttttggaaagaatatatctcaACTCTGGACTTCACAGATGCAGGGAAGGAAGAGGTATACGGAGCGAATCAAAgatcttaaatttaatcagattgggccatAGCCTAATGAACAGCAGCAAAAGTAAAACTAATAGGtaaactgatttattaaacatcagcaaGTCTTTTCTAAGAACTTCTGGAAGAGCTGtcggggaaggggggggggggggggctgagttgcatcattatcagaatttaccgtAACACtggactctctggccagtctaGGGGCTGAGTTGCATCTGAACTGACAGAAGCAGAACTCTCTAGCCAATCTGggggctgagtggtatcagaatctGTCTGAGAATGAATGcttgaaatgtttattttttatttttatttttcagaattcagaaaaaaattgcatgatcagattttttttgtaACCCCAATAATGTCCCTTTAATCCAATGACTCTTCatgtacaaaccatgatattaaaaaaatgaaatgaaattaggaatatgttttggttccagctgacaaagctagtaacaacattgtctttgtttgtaaggctcattattacaactgtattttaaacgaactagTCATTAATTCctcttttggtaatcatacttatactccaactgccctttcaaaagacgaaattcttcaaaaccatgcttcagttttagacacatttaatattccagtcaatgggtcgaatgaatatgagttaccgtacctatactggattcctaaactacataaaaacccttacaaacaaagatacattgctgatTGCTGGAttcagtaagtgctctaccaagcccttgtctttgctcctcacgaaaatgtcaacaactgtgaaggagaaacttaaaacttactgtgcgactacatatgccagaagtggtattaatcaaatgtggattctaaaaaagtctaaagaacttttagtaaacttgaaatcacagatttttccccaaatcaatagcattaaacctatgacttttcaacactatacacgaccattcctcacgataaattaaagactagactttttgacatcatagacagttgcttcttcaacaaagacggaaaacggaaatattcatgtctagtgatcagtcattcaaaaacttactttgttaaacaccactctgattccacgcacaagtactctgaagttgaaataaaaaatatgctagagttcctcattgacaatatttccgtggtctttgatgatcaggtcttccaacaatctgttggaattcccatgggcacgaattgtgctcctttgttagctgacctgtttttatattcatatgaagcagaatttattcaaaaacttctatgtgagaagaaaaaatatctcgctatggccttcaattcgacttttaaatatatcgatgacgttttgtctactaacaatgatagctttcattcatatgtcgatttgatatatccctgtgagctcgaaataaaggacaccacagagtcgtccacttctgcttcatacttagatattttattgaaagtagacattaacggtaaactgacaactcaactgtatgacaaacgggatgatttcagcttctccatcgtcaacttcccacatttatgtagcaatattccattatcacttgcatatggtgtttatatatctcaactgattcgatatgcaagagcttgttctgggtatggtcagtttttaaatcgaggtaagctactgacaaacaagttgatggtacagggatttcaacagtctcgattgaagtcagcatttcgcaaattctatggtcgttataacgatgtagttcgtcaatacaacctcgcattggatcaagtgctgtctgacgtgtttcaaaccgattgttaagccgttct
This genomic interval carries:
- the LOC130049662 gene encoding perlucin-like, yielding MPFIYLKDFCTSRGSYLIEMNSHHENRWVTESFLLPVTGVEVQCPNPWSCSYWIGASFRASSGKFEWNYSGGDMTFPEWSSGQPNNSTGSQDCVSLGRDGQANDQHCGIPFQFVCEKGGTNGPI